One window of Quercus robur chromosome 5, dhQueRobu3.1, whole genome shotgun sequence genomic DNA carries:
- the LOC126727195 gene encoding peroxidase 27-like, protein MATSNLFTSFFLCFVFVFFILDTANAQGLKVGFYAKTCPEAEIIVKKVIAQTISEAPSLAGPLLRMHFHDCFVRGCEGSVLLNSSTKQAEKDAVPNLSLRGFQIIDRVKSAIEKACPDVVSCADIVALVARDVVAASKGPSWEVETGRRDGRISNLTEALLNLIPPFTNITTLKNDFLQKGLSVKDLVVLSGGHTIGTSHCSSFTNRLYNFTGKGIVGDADPTLDPNYVLRLKSRCKPNDVTTLVEMDPGSFKTFDEDYYTLVAKRRGLFQSDSALLNDPETKAYVKLQATTHGSTFFKDFGVSMVNMGRIGVLTGNAGEIRKQCSRVN, encoded by the exons ATGGCTACATCAAATCTTttcacttctttctttctctgtttcgtgtttgtattttttatccTAGACACCGCAAATGCGCAGGGACTaaaagtaggtttttatgcAAAGACATGCCCAGAAGCCGAGATCATTGTTAAAAAGGTTATAGCTCAAACTATATCAGAAGCACCTTCACTTGCTGGCCCTTTGCTGAGAATGCACTTCCACGATTGTTTCGTTAGG GGTTGTGAAGGCTCTGTGCTTTTGAATTCTTCAACAAAACAAGCTGAAAAAGACGCAGTTCCAAATCTTAGCCTTCGGGGATTTCAAATTATCGATAGAGTCAAGTCTGCAATAGAAAAGGCATGCCCTGATGTAGTTTCATGTGCAGACATCGTGGCTTTAGTAGCTAGGGATGTGGTTGCCGcg AGTAAGGGACCATCCTGGGAAGTTGAAACTGGAAGAAGAGATGGAAGAATCTCAAACTTGACAGAGGCCCTGCTAAATCTAATTCCGCCATTTACTAACATTACTACATTGAAAAATGATTTCCTACAAAAGGGTCTAAGTGTAAAAGACCTAGTAGTGTTATCAG GTGGACACACAATTGGGACTTCTCACTGCTCTTCCTTCACTAACCGTCTTTACAACTTCACCGGAAAGGGCATCGTGGGCGATGCCGATCCTACATTGGATCCCAACTATGTTTTAAGATTGAAGAGCAGATGCAAGCCAAACGATGTGACTACACTGGTAGAAATGGATCCAGGAAGCTTCAAGACATTTGATGAAGATTACTACACTCTTGTGGCTAAGAGAAGGGGTCTCTTCCAATCAGATTCAGCTCTTCTTAATGATCCTGAGACAAAAGCATATGTCAAACTTCAAGCCACTACTCATGGATCTACTTTCTTCAAAGACTTTGGAGTATCAATGGTGAATATGGGTCGGATTGGAGTTCTCACAGGAAATGCTGGTGAAATCAGGAAACAATGCAGCAGGGTGAACTAA